The Armatimonadota bacterium genome includes a window with the following:
- a CDS encoding glycosyl transferase, translating to MRQASLLIPAFNEEDRIAATVRAASRLRGVSEVIVIDDGSADGTSAAAARAGASRVLRLPRNRGKGAALDAGLREAREPVILMLDGDLGESAGLAQQLLDPVLADEADMTVAVFPELVSRQGGGGLGLALRLARWGIRVLTGVELVAPLSGQRALERRIVETMGGFGRGFGVETALSGWAAAGGWRVVEVPLPMSHRRTGRDLRGFLHRGRQLIHIARALIWLIFSRRRARSSRS from the coding sequence GTGAGGCAGGCCAGCCTACTGATTCCCGCGTTCAACGAGGAAGACCGCATCGCGGCCACGGTGCGGGCGGCGTCGCGGTTGCGGGGAGTCTCCGAGGTCATCGTCATAGACGACGGCAGCGCGGACGGGACCTCCGCGGCTGCCGCTAGGGCAGGAGCGTCGCGGGTGCTCAGGTTGCCACGCAACCGCGGCAAAGGAGCGGCTCTCGACGCGGGACTGCGCGAGGCGCGGGAACCTGTGATCCTGATGCTGGATGGCGATCTGGGCGAAAGCGCAGGCCTCGCTCAGCAGCTTCTGGATCCGGTGCTGGCGGACGAGGCGGACATGACAGTGGCCGTGTTTCCGGAGCTCGTCTCTCGTCAAGGAGGAGGGGGGTTGGGACTGGCCCTGCGGCTGGCGAGATGGGGCATCCGGGTCCTGACGGGAGTGGAACTCGTCGCGCCGCTTTCCGGGCAGCGCGCGCTGGAGAGGCGCATCGTGGAGACGATGGGAGGGTTTGGCCGCGGGTTCGGCGTCGAGACGGCCCTTTCCGGCTGGGCGGCCGCCGGAGGGTGGAGAGTCGTCGAGGTGCCGCTCCCGATGAGCCACCGCAGGACCGGTCGGGATCTGCGCGGGTTCCTGCACAGGGGACGCCAGCTCATTCACATCGCGCGGGCGCTGATCTGGCTGATATTTTCCCGCAGGCGCGCCCGGAGCTCACGATCATGA
- the ahbD gene encoding heme b synthase: MTGHPRSNASYSASPSEERFVPRLIFWETTAACNLKCIHCRASATDFASPDDLSTEEALAMIEAIREVSAPILVLSGGEPLVRDDIFKISRFATDRGLKVALATNGTMVTEEVALRAKQAGVERASVSLDGPDPQTHDTFRQMPGSFEAALRGIAAFRSAGVPFQVNTSVANHNKDHLPQILDLAVRLGAVAFHLFLLVPVGCGLEISEEEQISPQEYEDILNWFYDASRQVPISLKATCAPHYYRILRQRAAQEGVRVTRETHGMDAVTRGCLAGTAVCFVSHRGDVYPCGYLPVSAGNVRIQRFADIWRQAPVFREMRDYDCLKGKCGVCEFRGVCGGCRARAFGETGDYLGEEPYCVYEPRSPGAGRPRPQCGTNS, translated from the coding sequence ATGACCGGCCATCCCCGTTCTAATGCTTCGTATTCCGCATCGCCATCGGAAGAGCGCTTCGTGCCGCGCCTGATCTTCTGGGAGACCACGGCGGCCTGCAACCTCAAATGCATCCATTGCCGCGCTTCGGCCACGGATTTCGCGTCCCCGGATGATCTCTCCACGGAGGAGGCGTTGGCTATGATCGAGGCCATCCGAGAGGTGAGTGCGCCCATTCTGGTGCTCTCTGGAGGCGAGCCGCTGGTGCGGGATGACATCTTCAAGATCTCACGCTTCGCAACGGATCGGGGTCTGAAGGTGGCCCTCGCCACCAATGGGACGATGGTCACGGAGGAGGTGGCGCTCCGCGCAAAACAGGCCGGTGTGGAGCGCGCCAGCGTCTCCCTTGACGGACCCGATCCCCAGACGCACGACACTTTCCGTCAAATGCCTGGCTCTTTCGAGGCTGCGCTTCGGGGCATCGCGGCGTTCCGCAGCGCCGGAGTGCCGTTCCAGGTGAACACTTCGGTGGCCAATCACAACAAGGATCACCTGCCTCAGATTCTGGATCTGGCGGTGCGGCTGGGGGCGGTGGCCTTTCATCTGTTCCTGCTGGTGCCGGTGGGGTGCGGTCTGGAGATCTCCGAAGAAGAGCAGATCTCCCCGCAGGAGTACGAAGACATCCTGAACTGGTTCTACGACGCTTCCCGGCAGGTCCCCATCAGTCTCAAGGCGACCTGCGCGCCCCATTATTATCGCATCCTGCGTCAGAGGGCGGCGCAGGAGGGTGTCCGGGTAACGCGAGAGACGCACGGGATGGACGCTGTGACCCGCGGCTGCCTGGCCGGCACGGCTGTTTGCTTCGTCTCACACCGTGGGGATGTGTATCCCTGCGGGTATCTTCCTGTCAGCGCGGGGAATGTTCGGATCCAGCGGTTTGCGGACATCTGGAGGCAGGCCCCGGTGTTCCGGGAGATGCGCGATTACGATTGCCTGAAGGGCAAGTGCGGCGTTTGCGAGTTCCGGGGAGTCTGCGGAGGATGTCGCGCGCGGGCATTCGGGGAAACGGGAGACTATCTGGGGGAGGAGCCTTACTGCGTGTATGAGCCACGCTCCCCGGGCGCAGGGAGACCCCGGCCACAGTGTGGAACAAACTCTTGA
- a CDS encoding 3-deoxy-7-phosphoheptulonate synthase: MIVAMQSGATREEIRVVCEVIQQSGMKAVEIPGGDRVAVGVASAIPPDLRPVLTERLSALPGVDRVTQVSRAYKLASREFHPTDTVVECRGVRIGGREVVLIAGPCAVENPDQMARAARAVREGGARIMRGGPFKPRTSPYSFQGLGEEGVRLLVDAARAEGLLTICEVMDEGDVEKCAEVDILQIGARNMQNFRLLMAVGRSGKPVLLKRGPVATIDEWLLSAEYILCQDNPNVVLCERGVHPVDRTYTRYTLDVAAVQVAKHLSHLPVVVDPSHAAGDWRYVSALARAGVAVGADAIMVEVHPDPAKALCDGPQALRPEMFHRLADELRAVAEAVGRSIL; the protein is encoded by the coding sequence ATGATCGTCGCCATGCAGTCCGGCGCAACGCGCGAAGAGATCCGCGTGGTTTGCGAGGTCATCCAGCAGAGCGGAATGAAGGCGGTCGAGATTCCCGGAGGCGACCGGGTGGCCGTGGGGGTGGCAAGCGCCATCCCGCCGGATCTACGTCCTGTTCTGACCGAGCGTCTCTCCGCCCTTCCAGGCGTTGACAGAGTCACACAGGTCAGCCGCGCCTACAAGCTGGCCAGCCGAGAGTTCCACCCTACGGATACGGTGGTGGAATGCCGCGGAGTGCGCATCGGGGGTCGGGAAGTGGTGCTGATCGCCGGACCGTGCGCGGTCGAGAACCCCGATCAGATGGCCAGGGCCGCCCGCGCCGTGCGGGAAGGAGGGGCGCGCATTATGCGGGGAGGCCCCTTCAAGCCGCGCACCTCGCCCTATTCTTTCCAGGGGTTGGGGGAAGAGGGTGTCCGGCTTCTGGTGGATGCGGCCCGCGCGGAAGGATTGCTGACCATCTGCGAGGTGATGGACGAAGGCGACGTGGAGAAATGCGCCGAGGTGGACATCCTGCAGATCGGCGCCCGCAACATGCAGAACTTCCGCCTGCTGATGGCTGTAGGGCGATCAGGCAAGCCGGTCCTGCTGAAGCGGGGTCCCGTGGCCACCATAGACGAGTGGCTGCTCTCTGCCGAATACATCCTCTGCCAGGATAATCCCAATGTCGTGCTCTGCGAACGGGGCGTGCACCCTGTGGACCGCACCTACACCCGTTACACCCTGGACGTCGCGGCCGTGCAGGTTGCCAAACACCTGAGTCATCTGCCGGTCGTGGTGGATCCCTCGCACGCCGCCGGCGACTGGCGTTACGTTTCAGCCCTTGCAAGGGCGGGAGTGGCGGTGGGCGCAGACGCGATTATGGTGGAGGTGCACCCCGACCCTGCCAAGGCGCTCTGTGACGGGCCTCAGGCGCTCCGGCCCGAAATGTTCCATCGGCTTGCGGATGAGCTGCGGGCCGTGGCGGAGGCGGTGGGACGGTCCATCCTCTAG
- a CDS encoding amidohydrolase — protein MEAQILAHLVDCHTHAFPEKVAEKAQGSLARDYGREPFYDATVGGLVQLMDRAGVDVSVILPVAMRPDQVRSINDWAARTASERIIVFGSLHPDYGPIEEEVERMLSMGIRGIKLQPGWQGFAPDEERMDRIYQACEGRLIICFHCGGELRQDIPLLSTPETLARVHERFPGLTMIAAHMGGFLMWDRAEELLIGRDLYLDISFCGPEYMPGEELARLIRKHGADRVLFGSDGPAGSVLAQKEHLLSLPLEPEELELVAWKNGARLLGLSNLS, from the coding sequence GTGGAGGCTCAGATCCTTGCGCATCTGGTAGATTGCCACACCCATGCCTTCCCCGAAAAAGTGGCGGAGAAAGCGCAGGGATCGCTCGCCCGTGATTACGGCCGGGAACCTTTCTATGACGCCACGGTGGGAGGGCTAGTTCAACTCATGGACCGGGCGGGCGTGGACGTGTCGGTCATTCTGCCCGTCGCCATGAGGCCCGACCAGGTGCGTTCCATCAACGACTGGGCGGCACGCACGGCCTCGGAGCGGATAATCGTCTTCGGCAGCCTGCATCCGGATTATGGGCCGATCGAGGAAGAGGTCGAACGGATGCTCTCGATGGGCATCCGAGGGATCAAACTGCAGCCCGGATGGCAGGGGTTCGCTCCGGATGAAGAGCGTATGGACCGGATCTACCAGGCCTGCGAGGGACGCCTGATCATTTGTTTCCACTGCGGAGGAGAGCTGCGGCAGGACATTCCGCTACTTTCCACACCGGAGACTCTGGCCCGAGTGCATGAAAGATTTCCGGGACTTACAATGATCGCCGCCCATATGGGCGGCTTTCTGATGTGGGATCGCGCCGAGGAGCTGCTCATCGGGCGCGATCTTTATCTGGACATCTCCTTTTGCGGGCCGGAGTATATGCCGGGAGAGGAGCTGGCGCGCCTGATCCGGAAGCACGGCGCGGACCGCGTTCTGTTCGGCAGCGACGGGCCAGCCGGCAGCGTGCTGGCGCAGAAGGAGCATCTCCTCTCGCTTCCGCTGGAGCCCGAGGAGCTGGAGCTGGTGGCATGGAAAAACGGCGCGCGGCTTCTTGGTCTGAGCAACCTGAGCTGA